CAACTAAATTtagttaattaaatatatatgtgcgtgtgtgtgtgtgtgtgaccctggaccacaaaagcatgggtatgtttgtagcaatagccaaaaatgcattgtatgggtcaaaatttttcttttatgccacaaatcattaggatattaagtaaagatcatgttccatgaagacattttgtaagtttcctactctaaatataacaaaatttaatttttgattagtaatatgcattgctaagaacttcatttggacacacacatatatatatatatatatatatatatatatatatatatatatatatatacatataggcATACATTTCTATACATATTTCTTTCTATTTAATCAGCTGCAAGCAACTTAGGAACTTAAGTAATAAACGTTaactaataaatgttaataattaatattaagcaAATTAACTCGTGCACCTTGAGCTGTTTTAAAGCTATTGTGATGATGATCTGTCAATCTGCAAGTGCACACTCAACACAAAACCCGCACTGTAGATCTATCAACAGGTTATTTTACGTCTCCAATTTCCTTTTATCGTTCAGCAAAAATAATTCGTTATTACAATCAGACaaggtttcaaaaaaaaatgttttaaaatactcaCATCCAAAAATATTGACATTCCTTTCTTCAACTCGATGGGAGTGCTGGCTTCATCGGAAAGTGACTGCACCTCTTCAGAACAATCCATAGTGATTCCTTGTCTTTGCTTCAGGTTTAGTAATAAGCCTTAATTCGTCCACACAAGTGCGCGTGCAGGGAGAAGGAGCGTGCGTTCTGCTCTATGTCTCTGTAAGAAATCTCCCGCTGTACTCCAGTGATGAGCCACAGGTCTCTTGATGCTGCGCGGAGCACCAATCACATTCGCTTTGAGCTGTGCTATCACGCTAGTCATTATTCCCTACCTGTCTCAGCGGGGATTAACTATTTTGGTGTTTTATGATGTGTTTCTTCGTGTTTGTTTGGATGCAAATGACAGAATAGGCTAATGGAAAActtgcaaaaaaaatttaaaaataaaataataataataataaaatagcagCTTAATAACGTTTTGATCGTGTGCCATTTATCACTCTCGTGTCGTTCTAAATATGACGTTCTGAAGAATGTGCTAGTCGCTCGTTCCACAGAATGAAAACGCTGTAGATGTcagcataaaaatgtaaaaacgaTAGGCTATCGTAAACGTATGCTCACTGATATTTTCCCTACAACAATAGGATAAGTACATAATGACATGATTTAACATTCGTAAACTATATTCCTTTAAGTGATCATAGCACAGTTCAAAATACACTCGCGCGCGTTAAACAGGATTATGTTCACAGTTCGAATTttcttacagaaaaaaaaaactaattcaccAATAAACAGTCTGAAAAGTCCTTTCTTTCTACCTTcctatctttaaaaaaaatagtaaacgCAATTGCTGTGAAATGATCAAAGTAACTAAGTAAAATTCACTTTTGAAGCACAGATCTTTCAGTGAATTAAAGGTGAAGCCGCAGCGACATCTTGTGGTAAAACATGCCAAGAACAAGCATCATGTCAATGAGAAATTTACCTTTgaagcatttaaatatatataaatatttgtaacaaAACATGTCCCCATTTCAATTTTCAAATGAATCAAATGAATTGAAGACggtaaaatttgaaatattaagtTACATTAGTTTGGCAGCAATTATAGTCTCGAGTTAAAACTCATTAATTGGGCGGCTGCTAAATCACACAAAAACTAACACAGAATTAAATAAGCAACTCACTGACTCTGGTTACATTAAAAGACTCTCTGTGGTTTATGACTAAACTGGAACCACTTGACCAAGGCCAATGCACAAAGACTCATAATCTGTTGTAAAGAGAACAAAACCATTACCCTTGAGCAGAGTGCTTATAAATGTACTGTGGCCAGATGAGTCAGGTTTCTACATTCATACACGTTTACTTATGGACAAAGCCAATTGTTACCTTCAACCCTCAATGTCTAAAATCACTGACGATCTGTAATGACATGGCAGACAGGTCTGATGATTGCTCAGTGTGGTAATGCCTAAATGAATGGCTATGATGCAAACCCTGTGCTCTCAAGTCATTCCCATTCCAGTCTGAtaatgttcctttaaatgctgataaaataattcaaaagtgGTTTCATGAAAACCAGGGTAAAGTCCAATCCCTCCATAACCTTCCATCCATTCATCTTTATGGTTCATTCTAGTGAGGAGTGTGCAAAAAAGACACCACCTTCATCTGGGAGAGAACCAGCGCTTATCTTCTCATGATTATGTATTCGTATGTAATTTTGAAATATACAAACTACTACACAGTTAAGAGCTTGTGAGGCAACATTCCAGGAGGGACAGAATCTGCAGGTAAAGGTAAAGGGTGTCAAATATCATAATTATGAATACTGATTACACTGGAGATCTATGGCTGGCTATTACATTTgaccatattttaaataaaatcccAGTGTTTGCTGAAGTTGTTTCTTTTTACTCTTGCTACTGAACTAAGTGTATTTGTATAGGCTAAATGCCtctttgaaaaaaacaacaaaaggactttaaaaacagaaaagggAAGGGAAGAAGTTAGATTTGTCAACCCGTCAAAGTGCTTCAGTAGATTTACAAAGATAACTAGATTTGTATTACCTAAAGGAAAGCAGTGATTGGCATAAAAAGATTGGctttaatgctataaaaatgTGAAGCGACTGTACATCAGAGAAGCTTTGTGTTGTCATGTCACGATGCTCAATTTGGGCCTTTTCATTGGCTGAGCATGAGAATCAACACACGTCTTTTTTTCACATGGCTTTTAAAGGCTGAATATTCTATCAGTGTAACTTAAGGAGATTTATTCTTGACATTTAATCTTTACATTTATAGATATTTACAgaatcaaaatttaaatatatctaGGATCTAATACTAAATTTATCTCTAAAAGGAAGTAGAAAgtagctttaaaaaataaattagcaaGAAAACAAAGGTATAATACTTTGTTCAAAGAGTGTCTAATACTATCCAATCTATGTTGTCACTACACCAAAATCATAACACTGTCATAACaccaaaaatattgtttttactaaatttatgatatgattaaattaattaaaaaataaaagtttattattaaCCTCCaaaaaatgatcagtctatcTGTCATATCTATCTGCAAAATAAAGATTGAAAAGAGACTGTCTgccaattttttaattataccaAAGCataatgtatgtatgcatttttatgtcttttttatttagtaagttAGTTTTTGTCTTATGAGGCAGAAATGGGCttgcatacacatacacacatataaatatatactactTTGAACAACTCagataactttaaaaaaaacagtgtttctagtaaatttatatttatggaTACTGGACTATGAGTGAAATATTTCCATTAGTGAATGTACTTTACACTCAAATGTTTTCAGGTGAATCAGAGAGCGTGTGCTATCGCGATACTCACAGTGGCTTGCGCTCATAAGATCACGTGACGACGTCGCACGGAATGCTGGGAAACAAACAGTGGTATGAATAACGCTTTGCGTAAACATCCCTTACCAATGTGTGCAAGAGCTCGCGGAGCGCAAGTAAACAAGCTGTCCGGCCAACGCAGCGACCGTCTTTCACAGCTTTTATAACCGTGCTCAGCTGAGTGTGAGATGTGACGGTCTGAGCAGCGGGAGCGGCGGGACTCTGGAGCGGAGCGCTGCAGCGAGCTGTGCGCTGTGCGCTGTGCCCGGACTCGGGAAAGTTGAGCGTGTGTGTGATTTATCCGTCAGACAGGAGCGGTCTGAGAGGGGTTTGTTCCTCTGATGTTGGGATCGAGAGTATGGCGTTCATAAGCGAACGACAGCTGACACGGTTGCATCTCAAGTCCTTGAAGTGGCAGGACTCCACATCAGTCTTTCCGAGATAAATCACTAGATTATAAATCACTGGACCTGCTAGTCTTCGCTTTCCAGGGAAATCGTTGCCCATCGCTTCGCCAGAGGAGCCCAGGTTGGGCAACGCGTAGCCTACGTTCAAGGGTCAACATTTTGGACTGGTCCAATCGATCAATCCAGTGGAGTCATATGAAGTCGGGATGAATATGTGGAGCTCGGGGCCAGTGCAGGGTGTGCTGAAAGCCCTGAAGCACGCCGCGGGGAAAGGACACCTCCAGCTGAGCCGCTGGCTGCAGCGCACCCCGGACCCGCTGGACTGCGACAAGATCGACATCTTGATCTGTAACGTCTTTGATGAGAGAGGCACCGGCGGGAAACCGGAGGCGGACCCCGCGGGTCACACCGAGACCGGCGCGTCCTTCACTCCCGAGTTCAGGCATCCGTGCTGCATCACCACCTGTTGCTTTAAAAGTGCCCTGCTGGCGTGCGTCCTGACAGCCGTGTGCTTCTCCTCGGTGGCTCTGGTGCGCCAGTACCTGAAGGATGTGTTGCTGTGGGTGGAGAGTTTGGACAGTTTTGTGGGAGCCATGCTGTTCATAGTGGGCTTGATCACGGTGTCGTTCCCCTGCGGCTGGGGCTATATCGTGCTGAACGTGGCCGCGGGGTATTTGTATGGGTTTGTGTTGGGCATGGGGCTGGTGATGGTTGGGGTTTTGATCGGGACTTTCATCGCTCATGTGGTGTGTAAGCGACTGCTGACGAACTGGGTTCTGGGTAAGATCGGCAGCAGTGAACAGCTGAGTGCTGTTATAAGGGTGGTGGAGGGTGGAAGTGGACTCAAAATTGTGGCCTTAGCGAGACTCACGCCGATTCCTTTCGGCCTCCAGAACGCGGTCTTCTCGGTAAGTCACTTCTGACCATTTATGCTGTTGtcataattgttatttttgacaAGGAATTAACGcatgtcaaatgtttttatttaactaatttcgcaccagtgttattttggtGTCATTGATTAATtgccatagttttttttttctttctcctaatatatatatatatatacacacgcacagagctgggtagattacttacaaattccaaattatatgacaaaaattgtagtcagtaatgtaatccattacattacacattttaggtaattacttttgacctaactcgtttatcacattgatttaaacaggataatcttgtaccataatgatataaaaataatacaa
This portion of the Onychostoma macrolepis isolate SWU-2019 chromosome 19, ASM1243209v1, whole genome shotgun sequence genome encodes:
- the tmem64 gene encoding transmembrane protein 64, whose product is MNMWSSGPVQGVLKALKHAAGKGHLQLSRWLQRTPDPLDCDKIDILICNVFDERGTGGKPEADPAGHTETGASFTPEFRHPCCITTCCFKSALLACVLTAVCFSSVALVRQYLKDVLLWVESLDSFVGAMLFIVGLITVSFPCGWGYIVLNVAAGYLYGFVLGMGLVMVGVLIGTFIAHVVCKRLLTNWVLGKIGSSEQLSAVIRVVEGGSGLKIVALARLTPIPFGLQNAVFSITDVSLPNYLVASSVGLLPTQLLNSYLGTTLRTMEDVIAEQSVSGYFVFSLQIFISIGLMFYVVHRAQLELNAAIAACQLELKTSCMNGGAANHSGSTYCSKRAAAGGGINVV